One window of the Tetragenococcus koreensis genome contains the following:
- a CDS encoding PTS sugar transporter subunit IIB, translating to MAQKTIMLVCSAGMSTSLLVTKMQKAAEEQGVDTDIFAVSSSEADTQLENKDVDVLLLGPQVRFMKNDYEKKLAPKGIPIDVINMSDYGMMNGENVLQQALSLINE from the coding sequence ATGGCACAAAAAACGATCATGCTCGTATGTTCTGCCGGAATGAGTACTAGTTTGTTGGTAACAAAGATGCAAAAAGCTGCTGAAGAACAAGGAGTCGACACAGACATTTTTGCAGTATCATCTTCTGAAGCAGATACTCAATTAGAAAATAAAGATGTGGATGTTTTATTATTAGGTCCGCAAGTGCGTTTCATGAAAAATGACTATGAAAAAAAATTAGCACCTAAAGGCATTCCAATTGATGTGATTAACATGTCAGATTATGGCATGATGAATGGCGAAAATGTCTTACAACAAGCGCTTAGTTTAATTAATGAATAA
- the secA gene encoding preprotein translocase subunit SecA has protein sequence MANFFKTLIENDKKEIKRLDRMADKIEALADETSSLSDDELRQKTEEFKERYINGETLDELLTEAFAVVREAAKRVLGLYPFHVQLMGAIVLHDGNISEMRTGEGKTLTATMPVYLNALSQKGVHVVTVNDYLASRDSTEMGELYNFLGLTVGLNVNSKTTEEKRAAYYSDITYSTNSEIGFDYLRDNMVVYPSQMVQRPLNYAIVDEVDSILIDEARTPLIISGQAEKSTALYVRTDSFVKRLKEDEDYKIDVQSKTISLTESGIEKAEDAFNLDNLYDIDNAALTHYMDQALRANYIMIRDNDYVVQDGKVLIVDQFTGRIMEGRRYSDGLHQAIEAKEGVDIEDETKTMASITFQNFFRMYNKLAGMTGTAKTEEEEFREIYNMEVIQIPTNKPIVREDRSDLLYPTLNSKFKAVTQDIKERYRKGQPVLVGTVAVETSELLSNMLTKESVPHEVLNAKNHFKEAEIILNAGQKGAVTIATNMAGRGTDIKLGLGVPEVGGLAVIGTERHESRRIDNQLRGRSGRQGDPGLSQFYLSLEDDLMKRFGSERIKSFLDRMKVDDEDAVIQSRMLSRQVESAQKRVEGNNYDTRKNVLQYDDVMREQREVIYGQRQQVILEDKSLSKTLMHMVKRTIERVVAGHTQLEENQLNYEGLVDFAGNVLVNEDSISVDDLKGKSAQEVNDYLYQLAQEKFEEKTEQLNSPEQLLEFEKVVILRVVDTKWTDHIDAMDQLRQSIGLRAYGQNNPLVEYQTEGFTMYENMIGAIEYDVTRLFMKAEIRQNVQREQVAQGEAEQPDSENTTSDKKRPANVKKVGRNDPCPCGSGKKYKNCHGKK, from the coding sequence ATGGCCAACTTTTTTAAAACATTGATTGAAAATGATAAAAAGGAAATAAAACGCCTCGATCGGATGGCTGATAAAATCGAAGCGTTAGCGGATGAAACAAGTTCTTTGTCTGATGATGAATTACGACAAAAAACAGAGGAATTTAAAGAGCGTTATATAAATGGTGAAACCTTAGATGAATTATTAACAGAAGCTTTTGCTGTAGTGCGTGAAGCTGCTAAACGAGTATTAGGTTTATATCCTTTTCATGTACAGTTAATGGGAGCAATCGTGTTACACGATGGTAATATCTCTGAAATGCGTACTGGTGAAGGAAAAACTTTAACCGCAACGATGCCGGTTTATTTGAATGCATTGTCACAAAAAGGTGTTCATGTGGTAACCGTTAATGACTACCTAGCGTCGCGTGACTCAACAGAAATGGGCGAATTATATAACTTTTTAGGGCTGACTGTAGGATTAAATGTTAACTCAAAAACAACTGAAGAAAAACGAGCAGCTTATTATAGTGATATTACCTATAGTACCAATAGCGAAATAGGGTTTGACTATTTAAGAGATAATATGGTTGTTTATCCTAGCCAAATGGTTCAACGTCCGCTTAATTATGCGATTGTCGATGAAGTCGATTCAATCTTAATTGATGAAGCAAGAACCCCTTTGATTATTTCTGGCCAAGCCGAAAAATCAACGGCTCTTTATGTGCGTACAGACAGCTTTGTTAAGCGATTAAAAGAAGATGAAGACTATAAGATTGATGTTCAGTCAAAAACAATCAGTCTAACAGAATCCGGTATAGAAAAGGCTGAGGATGCTTTTAACTTAGATAATCTATATGATATTGATAATGCTGCGTTGACCCACTATATGGATCAGGCTTTACGTGCAAATTATATCATGATTCGCGACAATGATTATGTAGTTCAAGATGGAAAAGTATTAATTGTAGACCAATTTACCGGACGTATTATGGAAGGGCGTCGTTATTCAGATGGACTCCATCAAGCGATTGAAGCCAAAGAAGGTGTGGATATCGAAGATGAAACCAAAACTATGGCATCAATCACCTTCCAAAACTTTTTCCGGATGTATAATAAGCTAGCTGGGATGACTGGGACAGCTAAAACAGAAGAAGAAGAATTCCGAGAAATTTATAATATGGAAGTTATTCAAATTCCAACTAACAAACCTATTGTTCGTGAAGATCGTTCTGATTTATTATACCCAACTTTAAATAGTAAATTTAAAGCTGTAACACAAGACATTAAAGAACGCTACCGTAAAGGACAACCTGTTCTAGTGGGGACAGTAGCAGTGGAAACTTCAGAGCTACTTTCTAATATGCTAACAAAAGAAAGTGTTCCGCATGAAGTTTTAAATGCTAAAAACCACTTTAAAGAAGCAGAAATTATCCTAAACGCCGGTCAAAAAGGTGCTGTAACCATTGCAACGAACATGGCTGGACGGGGAACGGATATTAAATTAGGTTTAGGTGTTCCCGAAGTTGGCGGTTTAGCTGTTATTGGTACTGAGCGACATGAGTCTCGTCGGATTGATAACCAACTGCGAGGGCGTTCTGGACGTCAAGGGGACCCTGGTTTGTCTCAATTTTATCTATCTTTAGAAGACGATTTAATGAAACGTTTTGGTTCTGAGCGAATTAAAAGCTTTTTAGATCGGATGAAGGTTGATGATGAAGATGCTGTTATTCAAAGCAGAATGCTATCAAGGCAAGTAGAATCAGCACAAAAACGAGTTGAAGGGAATAACTATGATACCCGTAAAAATGTCTTGCAGTATGATGATGTGATGCGTGAACAACGTGAAGTCATTTATGGACAAAGACAACAAGTGATTTTAGAAGATAAGTCATTATCAAAAACCTTGATGCATATGGTAAAACGGACGATCGAACGAGTGGTCGCTGGACATACACAATTAGAAGAAAACCAATTGAACTATGAAGGATTAGTTGATTTTGCTGGTAATGTGTTAGTTAATGAAGATAGTATTTCTGTGGATGACTTAAAAGGGAAGTCAGCACAAGAAGTAAACGATTATCTGTACCAACTTGCGCAAGAAAAATTTGAAGAAAAAACAGAACAACTAAATAGTCCTGAACAATTGCTAGAATTTGAAAAAGTCGTGATCTTACGTGTGGTCGATACAAAATGGACAGATCACATTGATGCGATGGATCAATTGCGTCAATCGATCGGGTTACGTGCTTATGGGCAAAATAATCCATTAGTTGAATATCAAACTGAAGGATTTACCATGTATGAAAACATGATTGGGGCAATTGAATACGATGTGACTCGTTTGTTTATGAAAGCTGAAATTCGCCAAAACGTACAACGTGAACAAGTTGCTCAAGGCGAAGCAGAACAACCAGACTCAGAAAATACGACGAGCGATAAAAAACGCCCTGCAAATGTGAAAAAAGTAGGACGTAATGATCCTTGTCCATGTGGTAGTGGAAAGAAATATAAAAACTGTCACGGCAAAAAATAA
- a CDS encoding DEAD/DEAH box helicase, protein MEELYGRQKAMQKDEIATLDNSFQWRAGLEVSAKVSCQRCGSRFSKEENQLPNQSYYCPYCIQFGRVTSQTYLVSQVEKPNVSREVVFTWQGSLTPAQQKISDNILENYCRAKNSLVWAVTGSGKTEMIFPVLRYCLQNGGRVAIASPRIDVCRELYPRINEVFPQEETLLLYGDSTETYRYNALTICTTHQLFHFYQAFDLLIIDEIDAFPYEGDQTLAFAQRNALKKAGNYIYLSATPPEHLLESLKDTFCVEKLPLRFHQRPLVVPQLVWYEKWQYCYQSNWKIKKLIVCLKKLLKDNDVLVFCPSISYMQKLYAKVSEFFNSQEMDCVSAQDEQREEKVQHMREGAYRILFCTTILERGVTFDHISVVIMGANHKIYSKSVLVQIAGRVDRKGVYHYGQVIFFYDQKTLAIRHACEEIKKMNRLAQEWL, encoded by the coding sequence ATGGAGGAACTATATGGTCGCCAAAAGGCGATGCAAAAAGATGAGATTGCTACACTTGATAATTCGTTTCAATGGCGAGCTGGGTTAGAAGTTAGTGCTAAAGTGTCTTGTCAGCGTTGTGGCAGTCGTTTTTCTAAAGAAGAAAACCAACTGCCTAATCAAAGTTATTATTGCCCATACTGCATTCAGTTTGGTAGAGTAACCAGTCAGACTTACTTGGTATCACAAGTAGAAAAACCTAATGTTTCAAGAGAGGTTGTTTTTACTTGGCAGGGAAGCTTGACGCCGGCACAACAAAAAATTTCAGACAATATTTTAGAAAATTACTGTCGTGCTAAAAATTCACTTGTCTGGGCTGTAACTGGTTCTGGTAAAACCGAGATGATCTTTCCGGTGTTAAGGTATTGTTTGCAAAATGGGGGTCGCGTAGCGATTGCTTCGCCTAGAATTGACGTTTGTCGTGAGCTTTACCCGCGTATTAATGAAGTATTTCCTCAGGAGGAGACCTTACTTTTATATGGTGATTCTACTGAAACGTACCGCTATAATGCTTTGACTATCTGTACAACCCATCAGCTATTTCATTTCTATCAAGCGTTTGACTTATTAATCATTGATGAGATTGATGCTTTTCCCTATGAAGGAGATCAAACGCTGGCATTTGCTCAAAGAAATGCTTTAAAAAAAGCAGGAAATTATATCTACTTGAGTGCAACGCCACCTGAACATCTATTAGAATCGTTAAAAGACACATTCTGCGTTGAAAAACTACCACTACGTTTTCATCAACGACCATTAGTGGTACCACAGTTAGTTTGGTATGAGAAATGGCAATATTGCTATCAATCAAATTGGAAAATCAAGAAATTAATCGTTTGTTTGAAAAAATTGTTGAAAGACAATGATGTGTTGGTTTTTTGTCCTAGCATTAGCTATATGCAAAAATTATATGCCAAAGTGAGCGAATTCTTTAACTCACAGGAAATGGATTGTGTTTCTGCCCAAGATGAACAAAGAGAAGAAAAAGTGCAACATATGCGTGAGGGAGCTTATCGTATTCTTTTTTGTACCACAATTCTTGAGCGTGGCGTTACTTTTGATCATATTTCTGTTGTTATTATGGGAGCGAATCATAAAATTTATAGCAAATCAGTCTTGGTGCAGATCGCGGGTCGAGTCGATCGCAAGGGAGTTTATCATTATGGTCAAGTTATCTTTTTTTATGATCAGAAAACATTGGCGATACGTCATGCCTGTGAGGAAATTAAAAAGATGAATCGATTAGCTCAGGAGTGGTTATAA
- the hpf gene encoding ribosome hibernation-promoting factor, HPF/YfiA family encodes MFRYNVRGENIEVTQGIRDYVEKKVGKLERYFNDVPEATAHVNLKVYTEKTAKVEVTIPLPYLVLRAEETSPDLYGSIDLVVDKLERQIRKFKTKINRKNRDTANAKVERAAIFNEEEPEEENGSDLAIVRTKRLSLKPMDSEEAVLQMNMLGHSFFIFEDAETNGTSIVYRRKDGKYGLIETDID; translated from the coding sequence ATGTTTAGATACAATGTTCGAGGAGAAAACATAGAAGTTACTCAAGGGATTCGTGATTACGTGGAGAAGAAAGTGGGTAAATTAGAACGTTATTTTAATGATGTACCTGAAGCGACCGCTCACGTAAATCTAAAAGTTTATACAGAAAAAACCGCTAAAGTAGAAGTCACGATTCCGCTACCTTACCTTGTCTTGCGTGCAGAAGAAACCTCACCGGATCTATACGGTAGTATCGACTTAGTTGTTGATAAATTGGAACGGCAGATCCGCAAATTTAAAACCAAGATCAATCGAAAAAATCGGGATACGGCCAATGCTAAAGTGGAGCGTGCTGCCATTTTTAACGAGGAAGAGCCCGAAGAAGAGAACGGTTCTGACCTTGCAATCGTACGTACCAAACGTCTTTCATTAAAACCAATGGATAGTGAAGAAGCCGTATTACAGATGAACATGTTAGGACACAGCTTTTTCATTTTTGAAGATGCTGAAACAAATGGAACTAGCATTGTTTATCGTCGTAAAGATGGGAAATACGGATTGATTGAAACAGATATCGACTAA
- a CDS encoding ComF family protein — protein sequence MKCSYCQQEIVRNLTIKELLFPLLIKSERCYLCQEKFKKITAPACPTCCKPGWTTRCEECQQWQAMYPRYDFCHQALFSYDEAFKKWIQQYKFLGDFRLKATFISEIQAYFSHKKGWLVCSIPLSDARFSQRGFNQVEAFLQAAGIKTQDLLEKDVDSTPQSDKNRQERLAAPQVFKATKAAANIKNKKVLLVDDVYTTGRTLFHAAEILQSYQPEKIQTFSLAR from the coding sequence ATGAAATGTAGTTATTGTCAGCAAGAAATTGTCCGTAATTTAACCATTAAAGAGCTGCTTTTTCCTTTGTTAATCAAAAGCGAACGTTGTTATCTTTGCCAAGAAAAATTCAAAAAAATAACCGCACCAGCTTGTCCTACTTGCTGCAAACCAGGATGGACGACTCGCTGTGAGGAATGCCAACAATGGCAAGCGATGTATCCAAGGTATGATTTTTGTCATCAAGCATTATTTTCCTATGATGAGGCGTTTAAAAAGTGGATTCAGCAGTATAAATTTTTAGGCGATTTTCGATTGAAAGCAACATTTATATCTGAAATTCAAGCTTATTTTTCTCACAAGAAAGGTTGGCTGGTTTGTAGTATTCCTTTATCAGACGCTCGTTTTTCTCAACGAGGCTTTAATCAGGTGGAAGCTTTTTTACAAGCAGCAGGAATCAAAACGCAAGATCTATTGGAAAAGGATGTAGACAGCACACCGCAATCCGATAAAAACCGACAAGAACGTTTGGCAGCTCCGCAAGTATTTAAGGCGACTAAAGCTGCAGCTAATATAAAAAATAAAAAAGTGTTATTAGTCGATGATGTCTATACGACTGGCAGGACGCTTTTTCATGCAGCTGAAATATTACAAAGTTACCAACCAGAAAAGATTCAAACATTTTCACTTGCTCGTTAA